From the Limosilactobacillus panis genome, one window contains:
- a CDS encoding PTS transporter subunit IIC, whose product MDLLEFVDHFFNAFGATIVVPIMIFIIALLLRLPFKRALLSGIYAGVGLTGFSWIIGMFTPVVTKIIHQMVNNSEIKLPVVDIGWQAGALASFGSSVGLSFFVFGLIAEFILFAVGVTKVFMPSNLWNNFGFMIWGTLAYYVTDNYWLSIGLSFFILLYTLLLAEVQADCWSSYYKINNATVCAAQNIVQTIPAIILDPLWNILKLNRIKSTPQHLQQRLGLLGEPTSLGALLGLLIGILANLPRLASYTAWGQILRFAIQLSAVMTIFPLVTDVFAQAFKPLAESIDQQRLKRENDEKGSADPVDDRKRWFLAVDDGVGYGEPATIIAGVILIPIMVAIAFILPGNRSLPVVDLIALPFMIESIVAITNGNILKVIANGIVWFSIGLYCSSWLGHIYTGAITHYGAAIPAGIVLVTSFNLMARPLNALVFAAFISRNPIWIALCIVIYLVLLFALRRYRPQVWRYLRKRAALNGGTKN is encoded by the coding sequence ATGGACTTGCTAGAATTTGTTGACCATTTTTTTAATGCCTTTGGTGCGACAATCGTTGTGCCAATAATGATTTTTATTATCGCTCTACTTTTAAGGTTGCCTTTTAAAAGGGCCCTCCTTTCCGGTATTTACGCTGGGGTCGGTTTAACCGGATTTTCTTGGATTATTGGAATGTTCACGCCCGTTGTTACGAAAATAATTCATCAAATGGTTAATAACTCAGAAATTAAGTTACCAGTGGTAGATATCGGCTGGCAAGCTGGTGCACTGGCTAGTTTTGGTTCATCGGTGGGCCTTTCCTTCTTTGTTTTTGGCTTAATCGCCGAATTTATCCTGTTTGCTGTAGGGGTCACGAAGGTCTTCATGCCTTCCAACTTATGGAATAACTTTGGCTTCATGATTTGGGGGACATTAGCGTACTATGTTACTGATAACTACTGGTTATCAATCGGCCTTTCATTCTTTATTTTGCTATATACCTTGCTCCTTGCCGAAGTTCAAGCAGATTGTTGGTCTTCATATTACAAAATTAATAATGCAACAGTTTGCGCCGCGCAAAATATTGTCCAAACTATTCCTGCAATCATCTTGGATCCGCTTTGGAATATATTAAAATTGAACCGGATTAAGTCAACACCGCAACACCTGCAACAGCGGCTGGGGCTTTTAGGGGAGCCAACTTCATTGGGAGCCCTCCTTGGCTTACTTATTGGTATTTTAGCTAATTTACCCCGTCTTGCTAGCTATACTGCTTGGGGACAGATTTTGAGGTTTGCCATTCAATTATCTGCCGTGATGACTATTTTCCCCCTTGTGACCGACGTTTTTGCACAAGCCTTTAAACCGTTAGCTGAAAGTATCGATCAACAACGGCTCAAAAGGGAAAATGATGAAAAAGGAAGTGCTGATCCAGTCGATGATCGTAAACGGTGGTTTTTAGCAGTTGATGACGGTGTCGGTTATGGCGAACCGGCAACGATTATCGCCGGAGTGATCCTAATTCCAATTATGGTCGCCATTGCCTTTATTTTGCCCGGTAATAGGTCCCTCCCGGTTGTCGACTTAATTGCGCTACCGTTCATGATTGAATCAATTGTTGCGATTACTAATGGTAACATTTTAAAAGTAATTGCCAACGGAATTGTCTGGTTCAGTATCGGCCTATACTGTTCTAGTTGGCTTGGTCATATTTACACCGGTGCGATTACTCATTATGGCGCTGCTATCCCTGCTGGAATAGTTTTAGTAACTAGTTTTAATTTGATGGCACGGCCACTTAACGCCCTCGTGTTTGCGGCCTTTATTTCGCGAAATCCAATTTGGATCGCTCTGTGTATTGTCATTTATTTAGTACTCTTATTTGCTCTGCGGCGTTATCGCCCACAAGTTTGGCGGTATTTACGAAAACGGGCGGCCCTTAATGGGGGAACGAAAAATTAA
- a CDS encoding AarF/ABC1/UbiB kinase family protein, which translates to MGNQHEAVKKTTRLKEIVAVMRKYHFLSNFYRQGNPEAICAALQELGPTFVKLGQILSTRPDLVSPEYVKALRKLQDQVTADPFSSVEHTFEAATGKKIATTFVNFDRHPFASASIGQVHHATLFDGTAVVVKVQHPTVTQLVNTDLALLRQAIKLLKYVPTGKMVVDLDKTLDELSRSLLSEIDTLKEAQNGAEFYHLNNGDGIFQVPKVYLTDCAPQVLVNQAMTGESIRTLFKKSDDEAVIKRNRYLAEALVRNFMKQVFVDHFFHADPHPGNILFSPGQSGEQKITRQVDKRVGSRQVSYRQLEELPPYRLTYLDFGMMGRLTPVMADGIAEVILALTTKNNNRIARAVLGICNQTGDLNENQFTRQLAKFLRPYLAEGVGQIDFANMLYRIIQLCQKNNLQIKPEVTLLIKAFGTLESTVAKLDPDISMMAVARPFGIAYLKRKLNARNLVDDSIFQSIATLQSINKLPEKIDTALEAFSNGDIEIKLRYKEQSKLLKQVERITNRFLVVIILAAVILGSSLLVENSTQHPHIYHLGVTGYAISIAVIIILLVSELVHRFRRWRNQNK; encoded by the coding sequence ATGGGAAATCAGCACGAGGCAGTTAAAAAAACGACCCGGTTAAAAGAAATTGTGGCAGTGATGCGAAAGTACCACTTTTTGTCTAACTTTTATCGGCAGGGAAATCCAGAAGCAATCTGTGCTGCCTTGCAGGAGCTGGGTCCAACCTTTGTCAAGTTGGGGCAAATTCTGTCGACACGACCAGACTTAGTTTCCCCTGAATACGTTAAAGCTTTACGGAAACTGCAGGATCAGGTCACCGCGGACCCCTTTAGTAGCGTTGAGCATACCTTTGAGGCGGCAACCGGGAAGAAAATCGCCACAACCTTCGTTAATTTCGACCGCCACCCCTTTGCCTCAGCATCAATCGGCCAGGTTCATCACGCGACATTATTTGATGGGACGGCTGTGGTCGTTAAGGTCCAACACCCAACGGTTACCCAGTTAGTTAACACTGATTTGGCATTGTTACGGCAGGCAATTAAATTATTAAAGTATGTGCCCACCGGGAAAATGGTGGTGGACCTGGACAAGACGCTAGATGAACTCAGCCGGTCTCTTCTTAGTGAAATTGACACCCTTAAAGAGGCGCAAAATGGGGCCGAGTTTTACCACCTGAATAATGGGGATGGAATTTTTCAAGTACCTAAGGTCTATTTGACTGACTGTGCACCACAAGTCCTGGTAAATCAGGCGATGACAGGAGAAAGTATTCGTACTTTATTCAAAAAGAGCGATGATGAAGCAGTTATTAAACGCAATAGGTACCTTGCGGAGGCGCTCGTACGAAACTTCATGAAGCAGGTTTTTGTTGACCACTTTTTCCATGCCGATCCACATCCAGGAAACATCTTATTTAGTCCTGGTCAAAGTGGTGAACAAAAGATAACCAGGCAGGTTGATAAACGAGTAGGGAGCCGTCAGGTTTCGTATCGCCAATTAGAGGAATTACCACCATACCGACTAACTTATCTCGACTTCGGGATGATGGGGCGGTTAACCCCGGTGATGGCAGATGGTATTGCGGAAGTTATTCTTGCATTAACAACTAAGAATAATAACCGCATCGCGCGGGCTGTTTTAGGGATTTGTAACCAGACTGGGGATTTGAATGAAAACCAGTTTACCAGGCAGCTAGCAAAATTCCTCCGTCCTTATCTTGCGGAAGGTGTCGGGCAGATTGACTTTGCTAACATGCTTTACCGGATTATTCAACTATGTCAGAAAAATAATTTACAAATCAAACCCGAAGTGACCCTGCTAATTAAAGCTTTTGGGACGTTAGAGTCCACGGTAGCTAAATTGGATCCTGATATTTCAATGATGGCAGTTGCCCGACCATTTGGCATTGCTTATTTAAAGCGTAAGCTTAATGCGCGTAATCTAGTGGACGATAGCATTTTTCAAAGTATTGCCACTTTGCAATCAATAAATAAATTGCCAGAAAAGATTGATACGGCACTAGAAGCCTTTAGCAACGGAGACATTGAAATTAAGTTACGGTATAAAGAACAGTCAAAGCTTCTCAAACAGGTCGAACGAATTACTAACCGCTTCCTGGTCGTCATTATCTTAGCAGCGGTCATTTTAGGGTCGTCTTTGCTGGTAGAAAACAGTACGCAACATCCCCATATCTACCATCTAGGTGTAACGGGGTACGCGATATCGATTGCCGTCATCATTATCTTGCTCGTTAGCGAATTGGTCCATCGTTTTCGGCGCTGGCGCAACCAGAATAAGTAG
- the accD gene encoding acetyl-CoA carboxylase, carboxyltransferase subunit beta: MKLYEQDNTLSAQHVKADKQADSKVPNGLWRKCPKCGATVLSKQIDQYATCPSCHYGFRISAHQRLKWAVDHFSDLDEQLTSDDPLSFPGYKKKLVACQAKTGLNDSVLTGEASIKDMHFAFGVMDPTFIMGSLGTVTGEKITRMFERATAQRLPVVLWTASGGARMQEGIMSLMQMAKISNAVAQHSAAGLLYIVVLTDPTTGGVTASFAMQGDITIAEPHALVGFAGRRVIEQTIQQKIPKDLQDAENLVKHGFIDRIVRREDEKAELYRLLKLGGGRNHEE; encoded by the coding sequence ATGAAACTCTATGAGCAAGATAACACACTATCGGCCCAGCATGTGAAGGCTGATAAGCAAGCAGACTCGAAGGTACCAAATGGCCTTTGGCGAAAGTGCCCAAAGTGTGGGGCCACGGTCCTATCTAAGCAAATTGACCAATACGCGACCTGCCCGTCCTGTCACTATGGATTTCGAATCAGCGCGCACCAGCGTTTGAAATGGGCGGTTGATCATTTTTCTGACCTCGATGAGCAGCTGACTTCTGACGATCCGCTAAGTTTCCCAGGCTACAAGAAGAAGCTGGTGGCCTGCCAAGCCAAAACGGGGTTAAACGATTCAGTTTTGACCGGAGAAGCAAGCATTAAAGATATGCACTTTGCGTTTGGCGTAATGGACCCTACCTTTATCATGGGTTCTTTAGGAACGGTAACGGGTGAAAAGATCACCCGGATGTTTGAACGTGCGACGGCACAACGATTACCCGTCGTTTTGTGGACGGCTTCTGGTGGTGCCCGGATGCAGGAAGGCATTATGTCGTTAATGCAAATGGCCAAGATTTCAAATGCGGTGGCACAACATTCGGCGGCGGGACTCTTGTACATTGTGGTTTTAACGGATCCCACGACGGGTGGGGTTACTGCTAGCTTCGCGATGCAAGGTGATATTACCATTGCTGAGCCCCATGCCCTAGTTGGCTTTGCCGGTCGCCGGGTCATTGAACAAACCATTCAGCAAAAGATCCCTAAGGACCTCCAGGATGCCGAGAACTTGGTCAAACACGGTTTTATCGACCGGATAGTACGACGAGAAGATGAAAAAGCGGAATTATACCGGTTACTAAAGTTGGGAGGTGGCAGAAATCACGAAGAATAA
- the fabI gene encoding enoyl-ACP reductase FabI, which produces MGILDQKKIIVMGVANRRSIAWGCAQEMAKQGAEIIYTYQNERMKKSVSRLVNDDDYLIECDVSSDDSISTAFQKIKSDFGKVDGIVHAIAFAKKEELNGSILSTTRAGYALAQDVSAYSLLAVAKCAHDLDLLNDPASIVTLTYFGSERAIPGYNVMGVAKAALEANVRYLARDMGEYGVRVNAISAGAMKTLAVTGIGGHSNLLKISKERTVDNQSVTLEEIGDACAFLMSNLSTGVVGDIIYVDKGVHLI; this is translated from the coding sequence ATGGGAATTTTAGATCAAAAGAAAATTATTGTGATGGGGGTTGCAAACCGGCGTTCAATTGCGTGGGGATGTGCCCAAGAAATGGCTAAGCAAGGAGCCGAAATCATTTATACCTACCAAAATGAACGGATGAAGAAAAGCGTTAGTCGACTAGTCAATGACGATGATTACCTGATTGAATGTGATGTGTCAAGCGACGACAGTATTTCGACTGCTTTTCAAAAAATCAAAAGTGATTTTGGCAAGGTTGACGGTATTGTTCACGCCATTGCCTTTGCCAAAAAGGAAGAGTTGAACGGTTCAATCCTTTCAACAACGCGGGCGGGCTACGCACTTGCCCAGGATGTTTCCGCATATTCACTTCTGGCAGTTGCAAAGTGTGCGCATGATTTAGACCTCCTAAATGACCCCGCTAGCATTGTCACTCTGACATATTTTGGCTCAGAACGGGCAATCCCGGGCTACAATGTAATGGGCGTTGCCAAGGCGGCCCTGGAAGCCAATGTCCGGTACTTGGCCCGGGATATGGGTGAATACGGCGTCCGGGTTAATGCTATTTCTGCTGGAGCAATGAAAACACTAGCGGTCACCGGGATTGGTGGTCATTCTAATCTTTTGAAGATTTCAAAAGAGCGGACAGTCGATAACCAAAGTGTTACCCTCGAAGAAATTGGTGATGCTTGCGCCTTTTTGATGAGTAATTTATCCACGGGGGTTGTTGGTGACATTATTTATGTTGATAAGGGTGTCCACCTGATTTGA
- a CDS encoding YdcF family protein, which translates to MNNDMEVILIALMTAFVWGTTIFLVLVRHFDNQQTILRYNFWITFLMVVNIMVCLPALFLVNQQELSWLGNLAWLLSFGTDTLITAGLVIFILISWSWHYQRLPVNFDFLVVLGAGLNKGRVPPVLAARLERAYLLWHSNSTAKVIVTGGRVHQDEISEAVAMAAYLRKRGIPSKQIICEEAALNTWQNLRNCAKIINKKWTGAAMPQVVVVTSSFHVLRAKSYGHRLGLHFNFTGAPTPWPYLPLTTIRDYLGNIRDHRYFATMILLIVLLIIGVILY; encoded by the coding sequence ATGAATAACGATATGGAAGTTATTTTGATTGCATTAATGACCGCCTTTGTCTGGGGAACTACTATCTTTTTGGTGTTAGTTCGTCACTTTGATAACCAGCAGACAATCTTACGGTACAACTTCTGGATAACCTTCTTGATGGTCGTCAATATCATGGTATGTCTCCCTGCCTTATTCTTGGTTAATCAGCAAGAATTAAGCTGGTTAGGCAACCTGGCTTGGCTACTATCATTTGGTACCGACACGCTCATAACGGCTGGCTTAGTTATTTTCATTCTGATTTCATGGTCATGGCACTACCAACGGTTACCAGTAAATTTTGATTTTTTAGTCGTGTTAGGGGCCGGATTGAATAAGGGGAGGGTCCCACCAGTACTAGCAGCGCGGCTTGAGCGTGCTTATTTACTTTGGCATTCTAATTCAACTGCCAAAGTAATTGTAACTGGTGGACGGGTTCACCAGGATGAGATTTCCGAAGCTGTTGCGATGGCAGCCTATTTACGGAAGCGTGGTATTCCATCGAAACAGATTATCTGCGAAGAAGCTGCCCTTAACACATGGCAAAATTTACGGAATTGTGCGAAGATTATTAATAAAAAATGGACAGGGGCGGCTATGCCACAAGTGGTAGTTGTTACTAGTTCATTTCATGTTTTACGGGCAAAGAGCTATGGCCATCGGCTCGGCCTGCACTTTAATTTTACTGGGGCGCCAACACCATGGCCGTATTTACCATTAACAACCATTCGTGATTACCTCGGTAATATCCGTGATCATCGCTACTTTGCAACCATGATTCTGCTTATCGTATTACTAATAATAGGAGTAATTTTATATTAA
- a CDS encoding hemolysin family protein: MDALWSSYWFRLVVIILILLLAALFTLLEYSVVKVRPSELAELRQTRKVKRAIHMVNNLNEYLSTAQVGVTMTSLILGWIGDEFITDLLMKIHLIPESVLKPLAPVIGVLIFTFFHAVFTDLVPKNMAIDRPVPILLAIVHPVQFFHTIFYPFVWLFAVAAAGVTKLLGFNVQPEEDTYSQNEIVTLSRQSEKAGEMDKEDVLFMQRAFEMNDKVAGDIMIDRTQLAVIDIQASIEDAAKLYFEKKFTRVPVVANNDKDHILGYIFSYDVMRQNQINPQQSIRTIMRRIPIVYENEPITSVLQTMVKKQVPIVVVQDEYGGTSGIITDKDIYEELFGTVGEEIDHATSDMIEKKDPDAKGNPTYEVSGKMPLDDFERYFHTKIAQFEKSEVTTLTGFFLERQYDLKVGQPIRVDNFSFTPLDLQNSYVKKFKVVYIKLKKKSQADDDNDDQKKEEK; the protein is encoded by the coding sequence ATGGATGCACTATGGTCATCTTATTGGTTTAGATTAGTTGTTATTATATTGATTCTTCTTCTTGCGGCCCTCTTCACGCTGCTAGAATACTCAGTTGTTAAGGTTCGGCCCAGCGAACTAGCCGAACTCCGCCAGACACGGAAAGTCAAGCGAGCAATTCACATGGTCAATAACCTGAACGAGTACCTATCAACTGCCCAGGTTGGTGTTACCATGACGTCGCTGATTTTAGGGTGGATTGGTGATGAGTTCATTACTGACTTACTTATGAAGATTCACTTGATTCCCGAAAGCGTGTTGAAACCACTGGCGCCAGTTATCGGTGTTCTGATCTTCACCTTCTTCCACGCCGTCTTTACTGATTTGGTTCCTAAGAACATGGCAATTGACCGCCCGGTACCGATCCTTTTAGCAATTGTTCACCCCGTTCAGTTCTTCCACACGATCTTTTACCCATTCGTATGGTTGTTCGCGGTGGCTGCTGCAGGGGTCACTAAGCTATTAGGATTTAACGTTCAGCCTGAAGAAGATACTTATTCGCAAAATGAAATTGTGACCCTTTCTCGTCAGTCTGAAAAGGCGGGTGAAATGGATAAAGAGGATGTTCTTTTCATGCAGCGAGCATTTGAAATGAATGATAAGGTTGCCGGAGATATCATGATTGACCGGACCCAGCTGGCCGTCATTGATATTCAAGCTTCAATTGAAGACGCCGCTAAGCTTTACTTTGAAAAGAAGTTTACCCGGGTCCCCGTTGTTGCGAATAATGATAAAGACCACATCTTAGGGTACATCTTCTCCTACGATGTGATGCGGCAAAACCAAATCAATCCCCAGCAGTCAATTCGAACAATTATGCGGCGAATCCCCATCGTTTATGAGAATGAACCCATCACCAGTGTCCTGCAAACCATGGTTAAGAAGCAGGTTCCAATCGTTGTTGTCCAGGATGAGTACGGTGGTACTTCTGGTATTATTACAGATAAGGATATTTATGAAGAACTCTTTGGTACCGTGGGCGAAGAAATTGACCATGCCACTTCTGACATGATTGAAAAGAAGGATCCCGATGCCAAAGGGAATCCAACCTATGAAGTATCTGGGAAGATGCCGCTTGACGACTTTGAACGATACTTCCACACTAAAATCGCTCAGTTTGAAAAGTCTGAAGTTACAACGTTGACCGGTTTCTTTTTGGAACGTCAGTATGATTTAAAGGTTGGTCAGCCGATTCGGGTGGACAACTTCTCCTTCACACCTTTAGACCTGCAAAACTCTTATGTTAAGAAGTTCAAGGTCGTTTATATAAAGCTGAAGAAAAAATCTCAGGCTGATGATGATAACGACGATCAGAAGAAAGAAGAAAAATAG
- the accA gene encoding carboxyltransferase subunit alpha codes for MTKNNAAAVVAAARSKQKITTKELITQLFPNFIQLHGDRCGGDDPAIVGGLATFAHQPVTVIATDRGTAIEERVATHFGCPTPSGYRKALRLAKQAAKFHRPVLFFVNTPGAYPGQSAEEDGQGAAIADNLLQISQLPTPIITVIFGEGGSGGALALACGDEVWMLENSTYSILSPEGFASILWKDSSRSDEAAEIMQLTPSDLLRKRVIEGIIPEPADHQQVTAEIRDVLSKRLKKLNEFSGAELLQRRQKRYRKF; via the coding sequence ATCACGAAGAATAATGCAGCAGCAGTGGTTGCTGCTGCCCGGAGCAAGCAAAAAATCACTACAAAAGAACTTATTACGCAATTATTTCCTAATTTTATTCAACTTCATGGTGATCGTTGTGGCGGCGATGATCCGGCAATCGTTGGTGGTCTAGCTACTTTTGCTCATCAACCGGTAACCGTCATTGCCACCGACCGCGGAACAGCAATTGAAGAACGGGTCGCAACCCACTTCGGTTGCCCCACCCCTAGTGGTTATCGTAAAGCATTACGATTAGCTAAACAGGCGGCCAAGTTTCACCGGCCGGTTCTTTTTTTTGTAAACACTCCGGGTGCTTATCCTGGCCAATCAGCCGAAGAGGATGGACAAGGTGCCGCCATTGCGGACAACTTGTTACAGATTAGTCAGTTGCCAACACCCATCATCACCGTTATCTTTGGTGAAGGCGGTAGTGGGGGTGCTTTAGCGTTGGCCTGTGGTGATGAGGTCTGGATGCTAGAAAATAGCACTTATTCGATTTTATCTCCAGAAGGTTTTGCTTCAATCCTGTGGAAAGATAGTAGTCGCAGTGACGAAGCAGCGGAAATTATGCAACTGACGCCTAGCGACCTTTTAAGAAAGCGGGTAATCGAAGGCATTATTCCCGAACCAGCTGATCACCAGCAAGTTACGGCTGAAATTCGCGATGTCCTTTCTAAGCGGTTAAAAAAGTTGAATGAATTTTCTGGTGCGGAGCTTTTGCAAAGGCGCCAAAAACGGTATCGGAAATTTTAA
- a CDS encoding VOC family protein: MKMRRIDHIVLTVSDLEESMRFYHEVFDMPVIDKQSNDHLITLRCGHQLIRLQKGDRPTNLKAAKPAIGAADFCIVAGDKLNDIIHHLKSYYIDVIEGPVEKHGSEGAMTSIYVHDPDNNLIEIAVYKNK, from the coding sequence ATGAAAATGCGAAGAATTGATCATATCGTTTTGACAGTTAGTGACCTTGAAGAATCGATGCGCTTTTATCACGAAGTTTTTGATATGCCCGTTATTGATAAGCAAAGCAACGACCACCTAATTACCCTTCGCTGTGGTCACCAACTGATTCGCTTACAAAAGGGTGACCGGCCAACAAACTTAAAAGCAGCCAAACCGGCAATTGGTGCTGCCGATTTTTGCATTGTTGCCGGTGACAAGTTAAACGATATTATTCATCACCTGAAAAGTTACTATATTGATGTAATTGAGGGCCCGGTTGAAAAGCACGGTTCCGAAGGAGCGATGACCTCAATCTATGTTCACGACCCCGATAACAACTTAATTGAAATTGCGGTCTACAAGAACAAATAG
- the accC gene encoding acetyl-CoA carboxylase biotin carboxylase subunit produces the protein MFSKVLVANRGEIAVRIIRSLRELGINSVAIYSTADRESLHVQLADEAVCVGTARPQDSYLNMQNVLAAAVGTGAEAIHPGFGFLSENAEFAEMCAECGITFIGPRSETIDLMGNKEHARVQMKKCGVPVIPGSDGYIRDYRAAEQVAKKIGYPVLLKAAAGGGGKGIRRVDSPDQMERSFSDAQNEARLSFNDDRMYLEKIMTDVKHIEVQAFRDQFGHAVYFPERDCSLQRNKQKVLEESPCCLITPKQRAALGKIALRAVNAIDYLNTGTLEFLMDKDHHFYFMEMNTRIQVEHTVTEMVTGIDLVKAQLKVADGQPLPFKQDDIRLNGVAIECRINAEDPAKNFMPSTGKVNYLYLPVGNLGMRIDTALYPGTTVTPFYDSMIAKVIAHGHNRQEAVEKLKRLLNEMVIMGIHTNQNFHLAILNDPGFLDGHFTTTYLEKTFMPRWKGGQEHNETL, from the coding sequence ATGTTTTCGAAGGTATTGGTTGCTAACCGGGGTGAAATCGCTGTGCGGATTATCCGTTCACTCCGGGAATTAGGAATAAATTCGGTGGCAATTTACTCAACCGCTGACCGGGAAAGTCTCCATGTTCAGTTAGCAGATGAGGCGGTTTGTGTCGGGACGGCACGGCCACAGGATTCATACTTAAATATGCAAAATGTCTTGGCGGCTGCAGTCGGTACCGGTGCGGAGGCAATCCATCCTGGCTTTGGCTTTCTTTCTGAGAATGCCGAGTTTGCAGAAATGTGTGCTGAATGTGGCATCACGTTTATTGGTCCGCGTTCTGAGACGATTGACCTGATGGGGAATAAGGAGCACGCCCGTGTCCAAATGAAGAAGTGTGGTGTTCCAGTTATTCCTGGCAGTGACGGTTACATTCGTGATTATCGGGCGGCGGAACAGGTTGCAAAGAAGATTGGTTATCCGGTCCTGTTAAAAGCGGCTGCCGGGGGTGGCGGAAAAGGTATTCGCCGGGTCGATAGTCCTGACCAGATGGAGCGGTCCTTTAGTGATGCTCAAAATGAGGCCCGCCTGTCATTTAATGATGATCGGATGTATTTGGAAAAGATCATGACCGACGTTAAGCACATCGAAGTTCAGGCCTTTCGGGACCAGTTTGGCCATGCAGTTTACTTTCCTGAACGGGATTGTTCATTGCAACGTAATAAGCAGAAGGTCCTTGAAGAAAGCCCCTGCTGCCTGATTACACCAAAGCAGCGGGCCGCACTTGGTAAAATTGCTCTCCGGGCTGTGAATGCTATTGACTATTTGAACACGGGGACGCTTGAATTCTTAATGGATAAGGACCATCATTTTTACTTTATGGAAATGAACACCCGGATTCAGGTTGAGCACACCGTTACGGAAATGGTTACGGGAATTGACCTTGTTAAAGCACAGTTAAAAGTTGCTGACGGGCAGCCGTTGCCATTTAAACAGGATGATATCCGTTTGAACGGGGTCGCAATTGAATGCCGGATTAATGCCGAAGACCCGGCAAAAAACTTCATGCCTTCAACTGGGAAGGTCAATTACCTTTACCTGCCAGTGGGCAACCTCGGGATGCGGATTGATACGGCCCTTTACCCGGGAACAACGGTCACGCCATTTTATGATTCCATGATTGCGAAGGTGATCGCCCATGGTCATAATCGGCAAGAAGCAGTTGAAAAATTAAAGCGTCTTTTAAACGAGATGGTAATTATGGGAATTCATACGAACCAAAACTTCCATTTAGCAATCCTTAATGATCCTGGATTTTTAGATGGTCACTTTACCACGACCTACTTAGAAAAGACGTTTATGCCACGTTGGAAAGGAGGGCAGGAACATAATGAAACTCTATGA